GGGTGTGCACGACACTTGTTTCTCTAGAGACCTGATTTCTCAAAGCTTGATGGCTCTGTGCGGCTGGCGCAGCGTTTGCACGGCGGCAATGACGTGAGATGCAGCCTGATTAATATCGGTGGCTGTATTGAAGCGGCCCATACCAAAGCGCAGAGAAGCACGCGCTAGCACCGGATCACGTCCCAGAGCCGTCAGTACATGGGATGGAGTTGGTTTCGCTGAGGCACAGGCAGAACCAGAGGAAACCGCTAGGTTAGGCTGCAGTTCACGCAAAAGACGAGTGCCATCAACGCCTACCACACTGATGTTCAAGCATCCCGGCAGGTGCTGAGTGGGATGGCCATTGAGATAAATACCTTCTAGCTTTTGGAGCTGATGCCACAGATCGTCTCGGAGTTGTGCCAGCCGATGGCCCTCTGTTTCCTGATGATGCATCGCGAGTTCGACCGCTTTGCCGAGACCAACAATCAACGGTGTGGCAAGCGTCCCTGACCGCAAGCTTCTCTCCTGACCGCCGCCGTGAAGTTGGCTTGCCATGCGAGTGCCTCGGCGCAGGTAAAGAGCACCGATTCCTTTGGGGCCGTATAGCTTGTGGGCAGTGATCGACAGGAGGTCGATCTGCATCGCCTCTACGTCTAGGGGGATTTTGCCGATGGCTTGGGCTGCATCGGTGTGGAACAACACCTGATGGCGCTGGCAAAGAGCGCCGATTTCTGCAAGAGGCTGAAGAACGCCAATTTCATTATTCGCAGCCATCACAGAGACTAGAACGGTGTCGGAGCGCAGGGTCTGCTCAAGCCGGTTGAGATCGATGAGTCCTTGGTCTTGAACCGGTAGATAGGTGACCTCAAAACCCAGCGTTTCAAGGTAGCGGCAGGGCTCGAGGACTGCATTATGTTCTGTTTGGACGGTCACAATGTGACGCCCCTTTTGGAGATAGGCTTCAGCGATTCCTTTGATGGCTAAGTTGTTGGCCTCTGTAGCACCGCTGGTAAAGATTATTTCTTCTGGGGTCGCGCGGATTACGTCGGCAAGCATACGGCGCGCCTGTTTGACGGCGGCCTCTGCTTCCCAGCCGAAGAGGTGACTGCTGGAGGGATTGCCTGGGTGTTCGGTGAAGTAAGGCAGCATGGCCGTGACCACTTCGGAGTCAACCGGTGTTGTGGCTTGGTGGTCTAGATATATAGGACGCTTGGCTACCATTGTTTTGCAGCAATGCTGTTTTGAATAACTCGCAGGATGTCTGAGGACGTCGGCTCTGGATGGCCGTTTTCTTCAATCTATCAAAGTGATCCGGATCATTCCGTTTCTTTTCTCCTGCAGCTATAAAAGAGAAGGGTTGTTCTACAGGTGTTTTATGGTGCGTCAGTTGAGTCGGTGTGTTTTGGGGGTTGCGTTCACCAAAGGTGGGCTTTGGGCCATCGCAACCTGTCTCTCGCCCACAATCATGGCGGCATCAGCCTTCGCGAATCCTGCATCTTCATTCCCCTCAACCGAGATAGAGGCCTATAGAGCCCAGGGCCAAGCGGGCCTCGAGAAGTTCTTATCCACCCATACTCCCAACGCTCAGGAGCTTCCGAAACCGGAGTTGCGAGCGGCCCTAGACGCTCTGTGCAAGCAACGAGACTGTCATGCATCCCGTTTATTCTGGTATACCGATCTGACTGCGGCAAAGGCTGAGGCTGTCGCTACTGGAAAGCCTATTTTGTCCCTGCGAATGTTGGGGAATCTTGATCAAGAATTGAGCTGCGCCAACAGTCGATTTTTCCGCGTTGCACTGTACCCCAATGCCAAGGTCTCGCAGTATTTGCGCGATCGCTATATTCTCCACTGGGAATCGGTGCGCCCTGTCCCTCAAGTCACCATCGATTACGGTGATGGCCGAAAGCTACAGCGCACCCTCACAGGCAACAGTATTCACTACATCCTTAACGATCGAGGACAACCCATCGATGCACTGCCTGGACTGTATGGGCCACAGGCGTTTCTCAGCCATTTGAAGCAGGCCAAAACCCTCAATCAAAGGATGTCCCAGCTCAAGCCACGAGCATCAACGAAAGAGTTGAGGATACTCCCGCTCGACCCGAAAAATTTATTGCAGAATTATCATCGCAGTCGTCTTACTGCAACCCAAAATCAGTGGCGATCTGACTTGGCAAATATTGGCATTGATAAACTTCCAGCGCTTGCGCCTTTGCCCCTTAGCACGCCATCTGCAATTGATGCCGGACGTCTGGCTATCGGCAAGTCTATGGTTGAAACGCCCCTGCTTTCTTCCGCGTTGGGACTCGCTGCAACGGCTGACCGTAATCGCACACAGCTTGAGGAAGCGACTAATACTGCAGTCTGGCGTAAAATTGCAGACCTGCATCAAGATCAATCTCAGCTTGATCAGAACAGTAAAATGCTGATGTTGAGCAAGAATTCAGCCCAGTGGTCACAAGCAGATGCCCAATTTGAGGCCACAGTGAAGAACTTTGAGACCGCCATGGCCCTCGATACCGTGCGGAATGAATATTTGCTCCGGAGTCAAATCCATCAATGGTTTTTGGAAGAAGCTGATACTCAAACGGTGGAAGCCCTGAATACAAAAGTTTATGCCGATTTGTTCTTGACCCCAGATTCAGATCCTTGGTTGGGGTTGCGATCGCAAAGCGCCTATAGTGCCATTGAAAACGACGGTTTGCAGCAGTAGCGATATTTTCCCCTTCGGCATCCGAACGGGTAGCAAGAGGCTATTAGGATCTATGCGTTCGCCGCTCTGCTCCGCCGATTAGACAGTCCGAGCTTTAGGAGCTCGTGTACTTTTGCCTTCGGCTTGAGTCAGAAAGAAGGCATTAGCCCCCCAACCACAATTCTGGGGGGCTAATGCAGAGTTGCACAGCTCCTTCACAGCCTGATGGATACGAGCCTTGAATCAGTAGAGGGGTGAAACCGATTCCCTCTTTCAAGACGGTAGCAAACTCGATTTACCCCTTCACATTCACCACCTGCCGTAGTGAATGCACTACATCGACAAGATCAGTTTGAGCCGCCATCACCTGATCGATATCTTTGTAGGCGGCTGGGCTTTCATCCAACACTTCAGAATCGAGTCGGGCCGAGATGCCTTTCAACGCCGCTTGATGTTGCTCAAGCGTAATCTCTCGGCGGGCTTGTCCCCGAGACATGCGCCGACCAGCACCGTGAGAACAAGAGCAGAAGCTATCTTTGCTCCCTTTGCCTTTGACGATGTAAGAGGCAGTTCCCATAGAGCCAGGGATAATGCCCAGCTCGTCTTCACGGGCGCTGACAGCTCCCTTGCGAGTCACCCAGACATTATTGCCATAGTGATTCTCTCTGCGAATGTAGTTGTGATGGCAGTTGACCGCCATCTCTGTCACAGAGACCTCTAGCTCTGGCAGCACAGATCGAATCGCCTCAAGCGTTCGCTTCATCATCACCTTGCGGTTGGCTAAGGCGAAATCTTGGGCAAAGGCCACCGCTTCGACATAATCGTCGAATAGCTCAGAATGCTCCACCAGATAGGCCAAATCCTTATCGGGTAGAAATTGATCGATAAAGTACCGTTCCATTTCTTGCTTGGCTTTGCGGATGAAGTAGGAGCCAATCCGGTTCCCTAGACCTCTAGAGCCAGAATGGAGCATGACCCAGATGCGATCGCATTCATCCAAACACACTTCAATGAAGTGGTTGCCAGTTCCCAGCGTTCCCAGATGACGGGCGTTGTTCTTGCTAATCGCCTTGGGATGCTTGGACTCAATGAGCTGATAGCGAGACTCAAACCCTTTCCAGAAGGTGCTGACAATCTCAGGCAGGTCATGCCATGCACCGCGATCGCCACGTCCCCCATTATCAGTCCGACCGTGAGGCACCACGGACTCAATGGCAGACCGCATCGCATCCAGATTATCGGGTAGGTCGTTCGCTGTCAGAGTGGTTTGCAAAGCCATCATCCCGCAGCCCAGATCCACACCGACGGCGGCGGGGACCACTGCGCCTTTAGTGGCAATGACAGAGCCGATGGTTGCGCCTCTGCCCCAGTGGACATCGGGCATGGCAGCGACATGTTTGTAGATGAAGGGTAGACTGGCGACGTTTTTGAGCTGTGCGATCGCTTCTTCGCCGACATCGACGCCTTTAATCCAGGCTTTGATGGGGTGCCCACTTTTGTGGGCCATGTACTCAAAATTTACTTTGGTCATTTTCTGACCTCCTTCATTGAGAAAAAATAAAATCGTTTTGCGATCGCGGTTTCATAAAGCCATCTGAAAAGCACCACTCCTCATGTGGAAGTGGGTAGTTTGCGATGGTCTCCGACCGGCCTTCGGCCATCGCAAGTCTTTTTGGGTGCTGGCAGAGTTAGGGAAGCAACGTTTTCAGCTTCTTCATAACCTCATCGACAATCTCATCAGGGAGCTTGGCAATAAATTCAACGTTGCGCTTCTGCCAATCTAAGCTTTTGACTTGATCCGAGAGAATCACGCCCGAGACCTTTTCGTTTGACGGGATAACAACTTCAAAGGGGTACCCCTTAACCCGGTTGGTAATAGGACACAAAAGTGCTAGACGGACTTTACGGTTGTAGGACAAAGGCGACAAGATCAAGGCTGGACGCCTACCGGCTTGTTCATGTCCTATCTGAGGATTGAAGTCAATCCAAACCACATCACCCTGTTCTGGAACATAGATCATGTTCACCAAGCCTCATTGCCAACGGAGGCTCCTGTCTCTACTTCAGCATGGATATTCTCTTCGGTAACATCTTCAAGTAGCTGTTCTAAGGAATAGCTGGCTTCAAGGATGGGAGTGATAACCAATTTACCCTTAACCATACTTAACTCAACTTCAGTATCAGGCCGCAGAAGGATCTCTGCCGCAAATGATTTGGGAATCCGTAGGGCTAAGCTATTGCCCCACTTTTGCACTTTAGTTTTCATCAGGCACTCAAAGGTATATACAAAGAGTATACGCAGATTTAACTGATTCGTGTATTTAGAGGTGAGATAGCACCTCCAAATAAATAGTCCCCGAACCCGCCCTCGCCAAATTCAACAGATCAACACAGGGTTGTTAGTCGTGACGGTACACAGTGCCCTTGTCACATTGCTGGGCGTCATTTGTAAGCGGGAGTCGAACCCATTTACGCTGGCCCGCAGCATACCAAAGGTTGTTTTACAGACAACGTGGTTTCCAACTTGCCCAGTTGGCGGGTTGTGTTCGCTTCTGTTGTCAGTAGCTACCAACTATTTTCTGTTTTCGCCCGAATCTAGGCATCCAGCAGCTCTACTTGCCAGTTCAGAGCCTGTACCTGCGCATCTAGGAGGCGATGCTCCTGGGAGGCACGGTCGATCTGCCGCTGTAAATCGGCAATATCAACGGTACTGATAAACCGCACTTCTGAACGGCTGTAACGATTTTGCGTAATTGAGGCTTCCTGAATTAAGTTTTCGAGGACGCTACGCTTGGTCATTAGTGTATCTCGCTGCGCTAGGGCGTCAGACAAGTTGCCGTTGTTAAACTCAGTGCTGGAGTTGGTGCGATTGATGCGCTGGATGAGGGTTGTTAGAGTTGCGATCGCATCTTCTAATTCCATCAACAGCTCTTGAGGGTTCTCAGGCGGCTGTTCACCCTCTTGCACTTTGGCACTGCGGTTTAGTCGCTGGCGTAGTTGCACAATTTTCTTTTGACAATCAGCCCGTTGAATTAGAGCTTCTGCAAGTTTCATCGGATTCACCTCCTTTGGATAAAAATATAGAAATCCACCAGGCAGGTACTGCCCCTGCTATGACTGTGTTATCAGCACAGCGCCTCACTTTTCGGCCTCTGGTGGAAAAAGGAAGAAGGAAGGTGGAGGAATCGAACCCCTACAGCAGGGCCATACCCTGGTTTTCAAGACCAGTTGCCGACCATTCAGCGGCACCTTCCATGAGCCAATCGTGCGAAAGAATTGGGTTGACCGACGGGACTTGAACCCGCTAACGCTAGAGTCACAACCTAGCTCCTCGTCCGCTTCGGATTCGGCCAACATAATGGTGGATTCTGGTCGGATTTGAACCGACATCTTTCTGCTTGCAAAGCAGATGCTTTCCCAATTAAGCTACAGACCCATACAGGAGTGGCAGGACTCGAACCTACACAGACCGATTTAGAAGATCGGTGCCCCATCCGTTGGGCGACACTCCCATAAAAAGCGAGTGGTGAGATTCGCACTCACGCGCTGGCGTTGGCACCGCCAGATGCTACTGCTACATCACACTCGCCTAAAGCGGATAATGGGATTCAAACCCATATCAAAAGGGTGGAAGCCTTTCGTGCTAGCCGTTGCACCATATCCGCAGGGTTGGGGCCGGTGACAGGAGTTGAACCTGCAACCTGCTGATTACAAATCAGTTGCTCTGCCAATTGAGCTACACCGGCAATTGGTAGCGGAGGTGAGAGTTGCACTCACAGATGTGCAGCTTATGAGACTGCCGAGCCTCTCTTTCTCCATCTCCGCCATATTGTTTTTGGTTTGTTTGGGGCTTCGTTGTTGGGTGCTGCGTTGGCCCCCCCGGCCCCCCAATTCTGGGGGGAGAGTGGCTGTAGGTTTTGGTTTTGTGGCAGGTTGGTTTGGATGAGTTGCGATCGCAACATGCCTCACCCTCACGAACGGGTTTGCAACACTCCTCATTAGATATGGCTAACTAATGGCTGCTGAAGACGTAATTGCTCCAATTCGCAGCTCAATTCTGTGGATCAGGTACCTTAATGGTTCTTAGCTTTTTGTCGCTTGTATTCGTAAAAAGCTTCATGCGCTTGCTTTTGGTCAGGATATTGCTGCATAAATTGAGCATATTTACGATCCTCTTCTTGAAACTCCGC
This window of the Acaryochloris thomasi RCC1774 genome carries:
- a CDS encoding cysteine desulfurase family protein; translated protein: MVAKRPIYLDHQATTPVDSEVVTAMLPYFTEHPGNPSSSHLFGWEAEAAVKQARRMLADVIRATPEEIIFTSGATEANNLAIKGIAEAYLQKGRHIVTVQTEHNAVLEPCRYLETLGFEVTYLPVQDQGLIDLNRLEQTLRSDTVLVSVMAANNEIGVLQPLAEIGALCQRHQVLFHTDAAQAIGKIPLDVEAMQIDLLSITAHKLYGPKGIGALYLRRGTRMASQLHGGGQERSLRSGTLATPLIVGLGKAVELAMHHQETEGHRLAQLRDDLWHQLQKLEGIYLNGHPTQHLPGCLNISVVGVDGTRLLRELQPNLAVSSGSACASAKPTPSHVLTALGRDPVLARASLRFGMGRFNTATDINQAASHVIAAVQTLRQPHRAIKL
- a CDS encoding RtcB family protein encodes the protein MTKVNFEYMAHKSGHPIKAWIKGVDVGEEAIAQLKNVASLPFIYKHVAAMPDVHWGRGATIGSVIATKGAVVPAAVGVDLGCGMMALQTTLTANDLPDNLDAMRSAIESVVPHGRTDNGGRGDRGAWHDLPEIVSTFWKGFESRYQLIESKHPKAISKNNARHLGTLGTGNHFIEVCLDECDRIWVMLHSGSRGLGNRIGSYFIRKAKQEMERYFIDQFLPDKDLAYLVEHSELFDDYVEAVAFAQDFALANRKVMMKRTLEAIRSVLPELEVSVTEMAVNCHHNYIRRENHYGNNVWVTRKGAVSAREDELGIIPGSMGTASYIVKGKGSKDSFCSCSHGAGRRMSRGQARREITLEQHQAALKGISARLDSEVLDESPAAYKDIDQVMAAQTDLVDVVHSLRQVVNVKG
- the mazF gene encoding endoribonuclease MazF; this encodes MIYVPEQGDVVWIDFNPQIGHEQAGRRPALILSPLSYNRKVRLALLCPITNRVKGYPFEVVIPSNEKVSGVILSDQVKSLDWQKRNVEFIAKLPDEIVDEVMKKLKTLLP
- a CDS encoding AbrB/MazE/SpoVT family DNA-binding domain-containing protein gives rise to the protein MKTKVQKWGNSLALRIPKSFAAEILLRPDTEVELSMVKGKLVITPILEASYSLEQLLEDVTEENIHAEVETGASVGNEAW
- a CDS encoding DIP1984 family protein, with amino-acid sequence MKLAEALIQRADCQKKIVQLRQRLNRSAKVQEGEQPPENPQELLMELEDAIATLTTLIQRINRTNSSTEFNNGNLSDALAQRDTLMTKRSVLENLIQEASITQNRYSRSEVRFISTVDIADLQRQIDRASQEHRLLDAQVQALNWQVELLDA